From Actinomyces sp. oral taxon 171 str. F0337, one genomic window encodes:
- a CDS encoding ABC transporter permease: protein MLPYLARRIANYAVLLFIATSLAYLLASASLDPSALWNRQDPSLNWDAIHANLVKYNISHDLPVWDRYVTWLRNVVLHWDWGRTPKGELINTLIGTKILVSVRLVFLGAAIGMVGGVALGAWTATRQYRFSDRAISLISMIIISTPAMVIAILLQVLAVQINRSSGYQILEFTGEGEGTLGRLQHLLLPTLSMSLGGIASYSRFQRNLMLDTLGADYVRTARAKGLIKRKALTRHALRTALIPMATYFAFALATLFTGAAITERVYGWHGMGEYSISAISGMDINGVTAVVAFSGLCTLTGALLSDVFVAIVDPRVRVS from the coding sequence ATGCTCCCGTACCTGGCGCGCCGGATCGCGAACTACGCGGTCCTGCTATTCATCGCCACGTCGTTGGCCTATCTGTTGGCCTCGGCCTCTCTGGATCCCTCGGCCCTGTGGAACCGTCAGGACCCCTCTCTCAACTGGGACGCCATTCACGCCAACCTCGTCAAGTACAACATCAGCCACGACCTGCCCGTGTGGGACCGCTACGTCACCTGGCTGCGCAACGTCGTCCTCCACTGGGACTGGGGACGCACCCCCAAGGGCGAGCTCATCAACACCCTCATCGGCACCAAGATCCTCGTCTCAGTGCGGCTGGTGTTCCTGGGTGCCGCCATCGGCATGGTCGGGGGAGTGGCACTGGGGGCCTGGACCGCCACGCGCCAGTACCGCTTCTCCGATCGCGCGATCTCCCTGATCTCCATGATCATCATCTCCACCCCCGCCATGGTCATCGCGATCCTCCTGCAGGTCCTGGCCGTGCAGATCAACCGCTCCTCCGGCTACCAGATCCTCGAGTTCACCGGTGAGGGGGAGGGGACCCTCGGTCGCCTCCAGCACCTTCTGCTTCCCACCTTGTCGATGTCGCTGGGCGGAATCGCCTCCTACTCCCGCTTCCAGCGCAACCTCATGCTCGACACCCTGGGGGCCGACTACGTGCGCACCGCCCGAGCCAAGGGCCTCATCAAGCGCAAGGCGCTGACCCGCCACGCGCTGCGCACCGCGCTCATCCCCATGGCCACCTACTTCGCCTTCGCCCTGGCCACCCTGTTCACCGGCGCCGCCATCACCGAGCGGGTCTACGGCTGGCACGGCATGGGCGAGTACTCCATCAGTGCGATCTCCGGCATGGACATCAACGGGGTGACGGCCGTCGTCGCCTTCTCCGGGCTGTGCACCCTCACCGGTGCGCTCCTGTCCGATGTCTTCGTGGCGATCGTCGACCCGAGAGTGAGGGTGAGCTGA